AAATCCAGTTTACACCTCATTGAAGTAAGCAATTTACTTCTGAAAGCCTGTAAATAAGCTTTTCAAttgaaaagcctccagatttaGATCAATACATAATATTCAACATATTCGTGATTTCACtgctataaaaaaataaaaaagaacactGTACCTCTGAAGTCTGAACCCACAATGAGGAAAATAGATTACTCAGTCAGTCTGTCTTTAAGAACAGCCCATTCTCCGAAGAACAAGAAACTGGGTCATATTGTAGACTGCATGCTGCTTCCTTCAGGAGTTTCAGAAGctgcatcttaaaaccctctCAAACGAATATTAGTTCCATATCTCAAAACGGGCAACAGAAATCATCAACAGCCGAAAAATGGCATCAGCCAATTTCATCTCGAAAGCAACAATTGCATCATACGGAGTGTTCATAATAAATAGAACTCTTAATCTCCCATAGCAGCTCCACCAAGCAAGGAGCTCACATTAACAGATATTCTTAACCATGATAtctatttcaagtttcaaccaAAGAACACAGGCATCCATATTCGAAATAGCAGCTGTAATAATCTCAAGAGCTCTTTATGTCTTTCTTACAGTTCAAACTTTGAGCGGCCATTTGTCTGCGCCATTGTTGGACTGGAACCTGTAGATTATGTTTGTCTCAGTTGAAGCAATGCAAGTGGAAAATATTGTCTTTGACACATTCACTGTTAGTTCTAAGAAAACCAAAGAAACTTACAGCAGGAAAGCCACCATAATCTCCAGGCTCCTTGATGTCCTTTGTGACCAAGCTATTTGCGGCAAGGCGGACCTACGAAGATAAGTACCAGTTTAAATAGTAGACCTATAGGTTTACAACTGAAAAACTAGTTGCTAAGTCTGCTAACTGTAATAAAGAATCTAATAAGTTGATATAGAAATTggatacaacaaattaatagatGTTCAACTCCCAGCTCGATGGCATTAAAAAGATGCCCTTCATGTAATTGTTTTCAAAGGTATCAAACCCCATGACGAAGTGTAAAAAAGGGTAATTCTAAACCTTACTTTGAGTAGACAGCTGACCACTATTTTATTTCTTCAGAGACTGGAATAAATATACATGTACCTTCGAAACGATAGAGACATGATCACGAACTGCAACTCTGCCACCGAATGTAACATAGTCACCAATCctaaaaaagaataaaacaatATTCAGCGGTTTAGGATTCGCCTGAAAAAACTAAAATTGCTCTAGATGATAAGCGAGGTAGTGTAATATTATCCAAAATCAGAAGCAGTAATTGTTGGATATTAGAAACTTACGTCACTGAACCTGCAATTCCAACTTGTCCACACAGAATACAACTCTTTCCAATGATTACATTGTGTCCTACCTGAAAATAAAGACATTAAACATAAAATTTGCAGATCTTAAAGAGAAATGCTAAAATTCAGAAAGGGCAGAACAACCACCTGGACTAGATTATCTATCTTGGTGTAATCCCCTATTGTCGTGTCTCTCCAGCTGCATAAGAGTTGATATAAAATTTCAGTCAGATAATCACAATGAAGAACAATTAATACGGAAAAATAAACAAATGGAACCAATTCCATATTTGAAATTAAAAGCAACACTCACCTTCCCCTATCAACACATGAGTTTGCACCTATCTCCACGTGATTACCTATTCTTGCGTAAAGTGTCTAGAAAAGAGTAGAGCCGGAGTTAGTTTAGGTTGAGCAACATATATGATAAACAATGTTACACTGCAGATAGTAACTGTAGGCTAGGCTTCATTGCATCTTTTATCATGCAAATTGAAACACAGAAAATTGAAGTGACCCAAGAGGAAGTATCATGGACAATATCATAACATTCATAAGAATTAAAGTAATATGCAC
This Spinacia oleracea cultivar Varoflay chromosome 6, BTI_SOV_V1, whole genome shotgun sequence DNA region includes the following protein-coding sequences:
- the LOC110776242 gene encoding probable UDP-3-O-acylglucosamine N-acyltransferase 2, mitochondrial isoform X2; protein product: MVNHQGFQEWSSGGGLCHNSACIDPTAVVEIGAVVHPRATLGANVHVGSGVVVGPSVTVGHSTTLGYNVALSNCSVGDLCVIHSGVCIGQDGFGFFVDEHGNMAKKPQTLYARIGNHVEIGANSCVDRGSWRDTTIGDYTKIDNLVQVGHNVIIGKSCILCGQVGIAGSVTIGDYVTFGGRVAVRDHVSIVSKVRLAANSLVTKDIKEPGDYGGFPAVPVQQWRRQMAAQSLNCKKDIKSS